The DNA sequence AACATTGTTCTCTCTCAGGTTGATGAACTTCCACAGTCTTGTGAAGGCACTAGTCGTTGTAGGATGTTTTtcagatacactcatccctcgctctacgagcacaattggttcccctttgtgcttgtaggtgaaaacttgtaagagggacactaaattactattaaaatatatgttaaagtctctgattggttcctagagctgggCAAAGGCGTGGCAGCAGGTGGCCCtggttttgaaaggtaagtgaaccttgggttgggggggttggagagggttaaaggctggggacagtttggggcaatgagtgggagggagggttaaaacctggtggctggttgggtccgtgggacgggtggggggagtttcaggctgctgaaggttgggtgtgtggttcAGCatggcgggcgggggcgggggtcaggctgtggtgggttaggtctgttgggctggcagggaggggaggcaggggtcagCCTGCTGCAGGGCTAGTCTGCGGGGCTGGcatgggtggggctcaggctgccacagaggggcatgggtcaggctgctgcatggCAGGCGGCAGGGTATCAGGCTGCTACGGGTTGGGGCCGTGCGGCTGgcagggggtcagactagggcaggttggagccaggggacaggattagtctcgtattagcaggggagttcactcatagagtgaacaaaggtaagtaaacatgtccctcgtttaagcgagtcccctttagtaaagtactcgtttaatgagggatgagtgtatttctcATTTCCTGAGTTCCTGTATTCTGTTtcctgagttggaggaaggacagaggagtgttcagagccagaggaagcaatataaggacatgctgaaggcacacatgaaaaagtgcagcatcagttttgacacttgggagaaccttgcccaagaccaacCCCAGTGGAGAATctgtggtaatccatgagggggtggtacaatttgagaggtcctgctgcagtgcagagaagGAGAGGatgagaagaaaagagcatcaaaaactgccccgcaccCTTCcgacagctaccaacacctgccccttctatgataagatctgtggctccagaatctggctgatcagccatcaatggacttacaaataggagggtgacataaagacataatactcattattgagtgaacACCAAGTGAGCAGCAGGGTTTGTAGATGGAAAGGATATTCAGAGaataaagtggatagaaagtcCCAGTTCCCAGATAGGAAGATGAGGAATTCTATGAATGTACTACTTTAGTATCATGCTTTGTTTGCATTtgcacaagttgaacctctctagtctggcactctctggtctggcaaaatccatggtccagcatgattttagttagcttgttATTCACTTATCcaggatgtggccaagttttccacagtcccataaagtttgttgacagacaccagtcctgggtctcagtgttctgtgctgttatttagctgtaatttacccctaaatatcttttaaaagtccaataagcagtggaagtgttggtaatgctgctagacaatattgacctcctgtggtttggcaaattctctggtttggcaccagtcagggtgccagactagagcatGTACTGAGAGTCTCTGGGACTGCGTACTGAGGCCTTCAAGCTCTCACGAGAGAGAATGGCCCACTGAAAGCAATGCAGCTACAGTTTATGGatcatttgcagcatcatttCCTATAGCTGAAATTCATGATCTTTGGCATATCAGAAAAATTCCCTTTCTCTTAACACTTCAAATAGGAAGGTGTTTCCAATTTGAAGGGCAAAATAATGTGAACAGTATGCACCTGTCAAGCTACATAAGCAAACCTAGGAAGATAGATTGTGTATGCGATGAAAGGACTATACATGTTAAAATATTGCTGCTGCCTAGTATGATAAACTTTTTCCCACAGACTATAGCATTCGTATTTCAAGGCATAAGTGGCCAGTCAGTTTAGAACAAATGAAAGGAAACATTAATTTAGAGCGCCTGCATTCACACTGTGAAGTTTGCTGCTGGCTGTTGGCTCTCTTCCTGCACCtgcaaagtcaatgggagatttgccATTCACTTCAATGGCAGCCAGATTAAGGGCCATGGGAAAAGACATGGTTTGagactgccatttcaaaatgatccCAGACCTAAATTTTGGGCATTACATTCAGATGAAATATAGCAATTTTAGTCCTGCATAGATACTCATTGGCGCTGCAATTGGAACTTAATGGTGAAATAATATGAAAACATTTAATACTGCATAATGTGAACATATTTAATATGCTATCTTATtacatttgaaatatttctttGATTGAATTTCATTTAACATATTTTTTCTAGAGACTTTAGAATCAATCTTTTAAGCATATTGTGTATCCAATCTCTTGTTAGATGAGATACCTATATACTTAAATTGCTCAAAAATATTCAGTTTGATCTTGTTAAATCATGAAAGAATTAACACACCCTATGTCACTTGGATGTAATTATGAAGCAGCAACCTTGCACATCACAGAATTTATATTATAAGCAGGCCATCCAATCAATTGTATGGGCATTCAATTTTATATGCTTGTAATAATTTCATTTAATGTTAATGCAATTCTTTGCCAaacattatttttgtttgctGGCTTTGTAATAGAAATAACAATTCTTTTTATACATAGTAGTAGAGATGTCAACACCAACTGCCcttgaacagatttttttaaaaataaggggtGAATAAGTGTGTATCTGGTATGATGCATTGCAACAGCTGTTAATGTTGTGCCTGTATTGTAGTACCAACTTGAAGCTCACTGAAATACTCTTTGCTCTTTCCCATGCTGTTGCACTTACAGGCATAGAGTACCACACAAACATCCATCAGATACTTagtatacatttttaaattcatGCTTTTAATAATGAATGCTCTTTAATAGTTTGCATCTTCACAGTTGAATACAGACATGACCCAATTACTCTTTACCTAGTCTGAAGACATGGCATTATTATGCTAAAACGGTGTACCCCTGGGGAAATGCAGAGGTCTTGCAGAAggcacatcaactcatttagctagctatttgcctagttttacaataggctgcataaaaagcactagtgaagtgaGTACAAACTGAAATTTCACCAGTAATTTGTTTACACTGAATTGTAAATACAGTATACTTATTCcacttgatttatttttaattatatggcAAAAATGAGAAATTAAGCAATTTTAAAGTAATAGTGTATTTTTATATGTGACTTTTTAAAGCAAGTAGCTTTTGAATGAGGTGAAATTTGGGGatacaaaagaaaaatcagactCCTGCAAGGGGTATAGTAGTCTGGAAAAATTGAGAGCCACTGCCCTAGAAATTGTAATATTCTGTATGAAATACCTGATCCTggtccactgggggcaggggcagggagggaagagggcatCTTCTCCAGAGCCCTGTGATTTAAAAAATTGTGGAACTCTGGGTTGCtactgctgagggctggctgggggatgtATGACACAGTCCCACTGGCACTGAGGGCTAGCTGCTCTTTAGCCTGGCCCTTTACTCCTGAAGCTCCTGCCCCTCCAGGGGGCTTAGACTCAAGGCTCCCCCGCCACACACATTGCTAAGAGCCCAGGAAAATCTGCATCCACCCTGACTCGATCTGGAGCCCACTGCTGTCAGCGGAAAGACTTAGTTTTGATAGATTTAGGATCAGGTCCCAATGCGTTAATTGAGGAGAAAATTTAATTCAGAAAGGGCATTTAAGCGTGCACTTAAGTCCCAGTGAAACTAATGCTTTCCTGACTAGGATTGTCTTAAGTGAATGACAAGAAGAGCTTTTCTGAATTGGGTTCTAAGGCTTCCTCCTTGAAGAAGAGTCACTGTGGGAGCCCTTCAGCAGTCTGTGGGTGATGGGCATGCCTGGGCTTATAATAGTCATGCCTAGACACACTGACATGCAAGTAATTCACCACTCTGAACAATTCACCAGGCAACACAAAATTGACTGAAGAAAGGGGAAGTCCCTGGTATTAGGGCAAAgctaaaggctacatctatactacagtgatccatGGAAATAAATtctcccagaagatctcttccaataaaacttctttagaaacagcacgtccacacacacaaaagcatactgaaaacaaacaaacaaaccctgctCTTTCGATACAGAACGTCCACTCAGTCCATCCACACCACCAGGGATCAAAaactccagcaccatgaggactgctcttttgaaaaaagggcccctcgGGCACCTACACacagttttttttctgaaagaatctcttGAGAAAAGGTGCTGTTCCTTATCGGGGACAGGAGGAGGCCCACTGGAAGAAGTGCTGGGTTCTTCCGATTTAATATGGAAAGACCAAATTTTgtccatgtctgcactagcctcctccttttggagggggcacgtTAACTAGGGACTTCAGCAGATGCTTATgatgtgctgccatgaatatgcaacgcctcatgagcataatggcggccgcccACGAGTcggaagtgccactttcgaaacacatgccacctgtgtaggcagtggccttttgaaaggaccccccgacttcaaaaggccattcttcccaaaaccaaatgggaagaaggggctttgggagaaagggaacttcgaagtatcTGGGGCtacagggcttgctgctgctttgaagttagcaacttccaaGTTCCCCTGGTGTGAAttaggctaataaggtgctgcatatgcagtgcagcacctcattgctatgcACCAACTGGGCTCATtacgtgcccccttcgaaggaggggcctagtgtggacaagcccataGTGTTTTCTCCCTAGGGTAACTCAAGACAGACCTTAGGGCTGCCCACCCACCACTCCCAGTGACCCTCCCCGCCCGGCCTTCTGAGCCTTTATCTCGCCCGACAAACCAGAGACAAGGCTGCGCATCCACCCATCACCAAACCCCTTTGGAGACGCATGGCCCCAAGGGACACGGGAGGCTTAAAGTAGGCACATAGCAGGGCGCGCATCGCAGCGGCGGCACAGCGAGCCGGTGGCTTGGAGACGAGAGCGCCCTGCTGTGCTTTCCCGGGGCAGCCTGGATCCAGCGCATGAGCCGCCACCTACCGTGCGCCCAAGAGGCGCAGCCTAGCCCCGGGCTAgcggctctgccctgggcccgGCTCAAAGTCTCCGCCCTGACAGGCAGCCAATGGGAAGTCTCCGCCGTTACGGGCAGCCAATGGGAAGTCTCCGCGGCCTCCCACACTCGCTCGGGCGCCTTCAGGCGCTGGGGACCGCGAGGCGTCAGCCCGCGCCCCAACCAACCAGCGCCCGCCGGACCCGGACCCGCCGCCCGCTCCCCATTTAAGAACCCGCCAGCCGGAGCCGAGTGCGGGAGTCGGGCCGGCGCGGGCTTGGGTCCGGGTCTGACGGCGGAGGAGGGAGCGGGAAGTGCCGGGTCCCGCTGTCCCAGGCGCTGCGGAGAGCTCCGCGTTGGGTCTGAGCCCCACCAGGTGCCCCCTAAGGGGTCCCCATCGGCGCGGCTCGCCCCGGGGCAGTGCGCCCCCTGAGCCAGCATGCTGGCTCTCCTGGCGGGCTTGCTGTTCTCCCTCGCCTCCGGGGCCAGCTGGCGGGGAGTGCGGGGCCAGGAGAGCCCACCGGGCAGCCGCTTCGTGTGCACCTCGCTGCCGCCGGACGCTGCCCCCTCGGGCTGCCCGGTGCCCATGCCGGGCGGCGCCCTCCCGTCCGAGGAGGAGCTGAAGGCCACCGTGCTGCAGCTGCGGGAGACCATCCTGCAGCAGAAGGAGACCATTGGCAACCAGCGGGAGACCATCCGGGAGCTGACCGGCAAGCTGAACCGCTGCGAGAACTCCCCCGGCCCCGACGGCAAGTCCGCCGCCGGAGGCTGGAGGAAAGAGTTGGGTAAAGGCAAAGACACCATGGGGGACCTGCCCCGGGACCCCGCCCAGGTCATCGACCAGCTGAGCCGGACAATGCAGACGCTCAAGGACCGGCTGGAGAACCTGGAGGTAGGCGAGGTTCAGGGACAAGCCTGGGTGGGAGCTGTCCCTGGTACTGAACCCGGGGCGGCTCCCCGGTGGATGGGCGGACAGCGCTTTTCACCCGAGCTGGCATCTCCGCAGCTGTCCCAGGTGCCAGGGAGGAGCGAATAATCCGCCAGGGACTGATGTCACCCACTGCAACCAAACGGGTATCTCTCCGGAGGGCAATTAACTCAGCTGCTCCGAGTCCAGGCTGGAAGGAACAGGCACCTTCCGGGCAGCAACAGATGGGGTCCAGGCCAAAACCTTTATTTAGTTAGGCTCTGGGTCTAGATTTTCCTCCCTCTTTTCTTAGGGGCAACTCTAAAATACACCCTAAGTGCGGTGGGAGGGATCCGGGGCCCTTCTCGTGCGTGGAAAAAGACCTAGAAGCATGTACTGTCCTTTGCTGGTCCAAAGCACCCTGTATTCAAAAGCTGTTGCTTTAGCCCCTGTGCTGGCTAGATGTTCGGCTGCTCATGGATTCTTGGTGCTGGCTTAAAGAGGAGACAAATAAGTCACCCAGCAGGCAGGACAACAGGAAAGTGATTTGGTTGTTGGTTTTTATTGAAAGGAACTTAGACACAGTAGCCCTCTTACTATGTCTCTGCCCTTAAAACATACGGGAAGAGATTTGTGAGGTTTATTTTACAGCTTTGAGGAGCTTAGTATCCGGTGTTAGTAGTTCTAAATCTCCACTGGACAGTAATGAGAACTTGCCAGCGTAGGGCTTGGAATGTGATGCTGACATTTCCGGCCTCATGACCTTGACCTACAGTGCTGAACAGAACAACACAAAGGCCTTGGGGAAAGTGGCATGGTGCAAGTCATAAAGATAACACCATGCTTTAGTGAGAGCTGGTCTGGGGTGACAGCAAGTCATTCCAATAATACAAAGGCTCTCATTGACTGCTGTAATTTTTGGAGCAGGCTCCCAGTTAGATAGAGCGCTTGTGCCAACATTTTACTTGGATAGAAACATTCCCAAACAGAGTGTTTGTGGCTGTCCCCCCACCTGCTACACCAGACCATGGCAAAATTCAAGATATTTTCTCCCTGATATATGTGATCCTCAAGAGGATTTGAACTGATTTGTTAAAATTTCATGTCACTTCAGCTATTACAAGCTGTCTGTTAACCAGAATGGCTGTGGAATCCATTTCAGTAACAGATCAAACCCTCTGCTACTGAACACTTTTTTTCCCAAGGCACTTCCCCATCGGTTTCTACCCCACAGAGGCTGCAGTGCTAGGGCTGTGCTTGCTGCTGAAGATGAGGGTTTCCTAGAATCACACCTTCTAAAGTGTTCTGGGACTGCCCCACAATATGATCCATTGAGCTCAAAGGAGGCAGGAAAGTTAATATAGTAATGGGTACCTTCTTTAAAAATGATTGCCCAGAGCAGTTTGGGGATCTAGCCCACCACCTTGAAAACTCTCCAGCCCACAGAAAGCTTGGTTCTCTAGTGCAGTGCTTGTGGCCAAACATCTTCTCTTGCTTAGAGGAAGGGCAGACTGCTCCCTGGGATAGAAGCTTGACACAAGGACTTTGCTAACCTGACAGCTAAAGAGCAGATTGTGGTTCAGAAAAGATGACTCTCAGGTGAATTTGAAAAGACTTGGTCTGACTTTTTAGAAATTTTTGATTACATTCCTAGCAGATAGAAACTGAGATGCTGttcttctctctcctctgcccTATTCCTTCCTTACTTTACCTTCCCTTTCCATTCCTTTGCTTTTGTCTTCTCTCGGTCTCTGTCCCTCTAACTTTGGAAGAGAAGATTCCATTAAAAGAGGGGCTGCTTCTTCATGGACAGCTTTCAAAGCTTTTCCTGTTTCATGTAGCACAGTCAGTCTCTTACTATTCTGCTGTTCATTGAAGCATCTGATGATAGCATTAAAATTTaggtggcaggaggggaaggaaagcTCCCACAATAAAATGCCTGTAGAAGAAAAAACTCTTGGTCTCTAGCAGTAATTTAAGAAAACcaggtgtttggtttttgtttaaaaagtatCCCACTGTGCTAACTTTCACAATGGGTCACCTTCACAGTTGATTTGATGAAATAGCCTATTTACCAAGCTAATGTACTCAAAAGGTCTATTTTGATTACTTTACAAGTAGGTTAATatcattttgatttaatttacTCTGTTTCTAATTAACCCAGCAATGTCATTTTGAATTAGTTGaatagatttttttatttaattagcaCCATGTAGCTTTTTGAGGAGCATCAAGTTTGGTTTTCTGCATTTATGTTGTAGAATTGTCTTTCTTAAAGGTATTAACTTTCAGTGatatgaaacaaagcatgaaatgAGTGAATCGTTCAACAAATATGTTGCTTTTGAATAAATGAGTTTTTTTGTGAATCAGATGAGAGCTTTGAACATGACATGTTTTTAGCCTTTCTGttacattttcagaagagattagCATTCTGGATTTGAaaactgcttttttccccttggTCACAAGCAAACCTACATCTCTCaatttctgcttttcagaagtggcataaaatcttttattttttccttgaaGCACCAACTCCGAGCCAATGTGTCACATGCAGCCCTGCCTAATGAGCTTCGAGAGATGCTCCAAAGGAGGCTTGGAGACCTAGAGCGCCAGCTTTTAAGCAAAGTGGCTGAACTGGAAGATGAGAAATCCCTGCTTCATAATGAAACTTCAGCCCATCGGCAAAAGACAGAAACAGCCCTGAGTGCATTGCTAGAAAGAGTTTCTGAATTAGAAAAAGGTAATTTGGGAACAGAACTTTAAGCTTTCCCTGCCTGTTGCTATTtagtccccttcttccccattCTGTTGTTGTACTGGTATGCTAACCCTTAAGAAACAGAACCTGCTCTTGTGCTGGGGGACTGGACTATGTCTCTGGAGATTTGGTTTCAATTCCTGCCTCTGTCGTAGACTGACTTGAGAATTCACTTTGTGAATAGATGTTCCCATCTCTAACCCGTTTGAAGACAAACCCCATAACTTTTGATAGAAGCTAAGATATCTATAGATGAAGGGGCCATGTCAatggagaaggaagaaaagggaATTCTTAGCATAAAGTGTTCTTGTCACTCTTTGTCATCAGCATGCATACTTTTCAGCACAGGTGAAGTTAGTGAACACAGATTGCctactgacagctgctgcagctagCTTTGGCCTCTAGATCTGCTACCACTAATTAGACCCtctctggttttttttgttgagTACACCAAGGCAAAACTTCCAGTTTTCATCAGTGGTGAATACGCTGAGATTCAGCAGACCTTGAAACCTGTGTCCTATCCCAAATATGCAACCTTCAGGTTTTATAGTGGATTATGTGCAATGCCACTGGGGGACACTCTTAATCCTAATCATTTAATCAGATACTTAGATTCACTATTACTGGGACACTGCATGTGTGACTACAGTCCATTTATTTAACTTACAAATGCGTGTGGCAATGAACTACAGTATGAAACCAAGGACAATATACTTACAGAACGAAATGCATAGTATTATATTACCCTTAAAAATGTTTATAAGAGTAGCACAGGTCTGGATGATGGCTGGCTTGCCTGAATGAGCTGCCTGCAAACACACACATCTCATGAATTTTAAACTACAGACTAATGGATCCATTTGTTTAGTAATGGGCATGTTCTTTTCAAACAGATGTCTAACTGTTGGTCACTTAACattgcaggggactgaacttgataacctctcctggtcccttctagttctaataGTTGATGATTTTTCCCAATATAAAACCTATAGTCTGAATGACAGTGAAATGTCTGAGATGCAGCAAGCCCAGAACAGAGAACCCTTCCAAATTAACAAGTTTCTCtagagctgcagtgtccaatacgtcTGCCACATGTtgtgaataggacactgcattgtggcaaataCTGGAGtggccaacctgcggctcttAGAGCTTTTTTAATGTGGCTTCTCCTGAGAGCCACCCGCAGGGAGTGCCATCCTCCTGCTCCGTgcatgcgccccaccacttggcaggagaagcacgtggcagtgGTCCCAGTGAActgccagcattgaattagaatggggtgggggggctaggggtgcctggctctgagggagggtgAGGACATTTaatttgtgtgtgggagggtgaaTGTGGTAAATatgaaagacaacaaccacaagagTGGCAGTctttgaatttctattggacaccgctactctaaaacatttttaatgaatattATGCCCATAAAAGTGTCTTGAATTGCAAACTCTCTGACTTATGTAGTATTAGGCTTGAAATACTGTGTTCTTGTAGGATATAGGTCTTCAGTGAGAGGAGTCAATGAGGGGCCTATATCCAGTGTTATAACTCTTTGTGAGACTAGAAACACCtgagaaaagtttcagaaaagctgCTCCCCCAGAGATTTCTGAGAAGTTGAAGTGTTTGGAGCCCACAGATTAGGGAGAGAgagggtggtttgtttttttttttttttaaatcctggtgtTTTTCTCTGTGATTTTGATGCACCTCACTCAGCATTTCCAGTGCTGCACTTTTTGTCCTATAAAGTGGAGGATAATACTTATAATGTTTAATTCTCAGGGCTGTTGAGAAATGCAGTCCATTAATATTTGCAAAGCCCTTTGGGATGTTCTAATGAACAGAGCACTAGAAGTGCAAAGtattaataatttatttcaaatgcTGATCCATTTGTAGTCTATTTCTGGGCAATAGATTGTCAGTTGTCCACAGTACTATAAACTCTCAGTGGACCTTACGTTTGTCCTGGCAGAAGATTTTGTAAGGAGTTGTAGGAGATGATGGAAGAATTCTGTCtggctcttgattttttttctgttgcagaTGATTCTGGACTCCAAGAACTTGTCTGTCTGGGGTAATGAGTGCTATGggggtgtgatttctaaagcatATCAACATGTGGCTCATTAATTGATCAGTATAGACCATGCTGGGGTACACAAGCGTACTGACAAGAGGAAGCAAAGGGGTTGTTGCCGTGGggcctgcatttcaaaggggcctggagctccagatgccaccactgctacttggcagtggtggtggctggagctctgtgccccttttgaagtgccacagaagCACTGCTTCACATGGTtttgacagaaggggcagggcagcactgcTGTTTAGGCAGCATTAAGGGCTGACTACTCCAGGCCCCGCCTCTTCcaccctcggccccaccccttgtgaggggcacagagctgggcccccctgccaccttgccccagggcataCAGTGGCTCTTGGCCCCCCCAATGCACACCAAGTACTCTGTAGGGCATTTTAACATAGTGGTCAGTTAAAATGCTCTAGGCAACATTTAGTTAGACTGCAAGCCACTGTCTCTTATTATGCATATGAAACTTAGCACCTACCACTGCATCTGTAAATGTCTTTGTTAGTTATCCTAGACTGCCTGACACTTGCCAGGCTAAAACCCTGTGTTTTGTTTTACCAAACAATTACCCTTTTGGGGTTTGAAATTTTCCGTGTCAGACTGAATGGCTTTGGCTGATGTTCAAAAAAATCTAACCCTAGCTAATACTGATGATAGGAGAAAATACGCTTATTTGTTCATGTTATATTCTAGCTCTAATGCTCCATGCTTTGGAGAAGGGTCTTGAAATTTGTCAGGGGCATGGCCTTTGTGTCAAAGATGTGCCTTTTGATACCCTCTGAAAATCTGGACAAATTCCACATCTTTCAAAAAtcagtggctacagttacactagtgagttttgccagcagaaccccagttttgtcaccaaaactcccagtgcatttacacacaaaatatgggttttgttgacagtatgtcaacaaaacctaGCACGTTCACCAATAGCCCTATGCCTCAAAGCCACGAGGCATAACATCTTCATTGACAGATGtgtgtaaatgcccccaggggACTTCTCTtgatagacagggcatccaggacaatgggcagccctgactgctgtgcttccaggtgcctgttttgtcaagagggcagccaggcagtccagctgctctgtccatAGAGCCcagcgctcttccaattggcatttgtgtatgtccatactctatcaacagaagttttgtcaggaaagctcttcagacagtgacttctgtctacagatctctatagtgtaaccatagccagtgtGTACATAGTATCAgcggggtagtcatgttagtctgcagcatcaaaaaaaaaaatagaaaaataaaagcagttctgtagcaccttaaggactaacaaatttatttattaggtaatgagctttcatgggtaagatccacttctgctccagaatctggtacagtgggtcttacccacaaaagctctttacctaataaataaaattgttggtctttcagatgctacaggactgctgttttttttCAGTGTGCACATAGTCAGTGGAGAACCATTTGACTTATAGCGGTTAAATTTTTGAAGATCCCATCCTCACAGAGAATGTTTGAGCCTCAGAGCACCTACTGATCAGACTGTGCATCCACTATCCTCTGAGACACTGAGTATGTCCCCCTAGCTA is a window from the Carettochelys insculpta isolate YL-2023 chromosome 16, ASM3395843v1, whole genome shotgun sequence genome containing:
- the NPTX2 gene encoding neuronal pentraxin-2 — encoded protein: MLALLAGLLFSLASGASWRGVRGQESPPGSRFVCTSLPPDAAPSGCPVPMPGGALPSEEELKATVLQLRETILQQKETIGNQRETIRELTGKLNRCENSPGPDGKSAAGGWRKELGKGKDTMGDLPRDPAQVIDQLSRTMQTLKDRLENLEHQLRANVSHAALPNELREMLQRRLGDLERQLLSKVAELEDEKSLLHNETSAHRQKTETALSALLERVSELEKGSSAFKSPDEFKVSLPLRTNYLYGKIKKTLPELYAFTVCLWLRSSASPGIGTPFSYAVPGQANEIVLIEWGNNPIELLINDKVAQLPLFISDGKWHHICITWTTRDGMWEAFQDGEKLGTGENLAPWHPVKPGGVLILGQEQDTVGGRFDATQAFVGEMSQFNIWDRVLKAEDIMSIANCSTNMPGNIIPWVDNNVDVFGGATKWPVETCEERLLDL